TAGCGCGCACACGCGTTAGTCAGGTCACACCGGAATCACCCGGCATTCCCCGCGCAATGGTTTTACGGTTTCCTTCGCGCTCTTCCGGAGCCCGGCTATCCGTCACTTACCTTTCGCGCCGCAATTATACGCCTTCCGAAATCCCGCAGCCTGGGCATCTTCCTCCGAGCAGAACCAGCGGTCCGGCTCCGTCAAACCAGGGTAGCTGCGGCAGCCCTGCAAGTGATAGACACCGCGATTGCCGGTGACGCGGGCGCGCACGGCAAATTTACCCTTGATGTTGCATCCCGACGGCATCACCGGTTGCTCGGGAAACAGCACCGCGCGTATCTCGCGGTCTTTGTCCGTCCTGCAGGAATCGCCGAGCAAGGCGCCGTCCTTCCGCCCGCGGCGGAATTCGGACGGCGCGACAAAGCAGCCTTTCCAAAGTCCCTGGCGTCTGTCCTTGGCGCCGGCTTCGTCCTCCCTGAAGCGTCCCTTTGCGGCGGGATCGAAATTCAGCGCGAAGCCTTGGCGCACCACGAGCTGGTTCAAGCTGGTGGTTTCGCCCACAACGGTGCAAACGCCGATGCGCCGCTTCTTGTAGGCCGGATCCGCACCCAGATCGCCGCAGCGGATCTCGCGGCCGCCGCTCAATTTGGCCAGTTGATCGCGCGCTTCAGCGCCGCAAGCCCAGGTATCGGCGTGCTCGTCGATGCACATCTGGTCGAGCTCAGGGGCATCGATTCCGTCGAGCCGGTAGGTGACGCCGGCGAGCTGAAGCGTGCCGCCGTCCTTGACGACGGCGCTGGCGGCCCAGCTATGGCTTGCCGAGAAGACCGCGAGGATCAAGATAAGAAAGCGCATATTGACCGTTGCCTCTATTTGGTTTTGCTTTGCGAACGGATTGTTGCATCCGTCGCGGCGCGCCGGACTGCGGCCCCGGAATCTGCGGGAAACGTTATGGTAAGTCCGCGCGCTGATCGAGGGGCCTCTTGGTCGTCGAGGCGCGCTTTCGCTGCCAAAGTTGGGAATAACCGGACTGCGCAGCCGACGTCGGGACAAGAATCCGGTATTGGCGGTGCGCACCGTGGCGGGAGTGTTGGGCAGGATGAACGCCATCTATTTCGATCTCGACGGGACGCTGACGGATCCAAAACCCGGAATTACCCGTTCGATCCAATATGCTCTCGCCAGGCTCGATCGGGCGGTTCCGGCGGAAGATGAATTGACCTGGTGCATCGGCCCGCCGCTGCATGCCAGCCTGAAAAAGCTGCTCGGCGCCGACGATCTGGCCGACAGGGCGCTGTCGCTTTATCGTGAGCGGTTCGCCGACATCGGTATCTTCGAAAACCACGTCTATCCCGGCATCGAGGACACCTTGTCCGCGCTGGCCCGGTCGGGCCGGCGCCTGTTTGTGGCGACCAGCAAAGCCAACATCTATGCCGAGCGCATTATCGATCACTTCAAATTGCGGGTCTATTTCGAACGCGTTTTCGGTGCCGAACTGGATGGCACGCGTTCCGACAAGACTGACCTGTTGGGCCATG
The genomic region above belongs to Bradyrhizobium sediminis and contains:
- a CDS encoding thermonuclease family protein; the encoded protein is MRFLILILAVFSASHSWAASAVVKDGGTLQLAGVTYRLDGIDAPELDQMCIDEHADTWACGAEARDQLAKLSGGREIRCGDLGADPAYKKRRIGVCTVVGETTSLNQLVVRQGFALNFDPAAKGRFREDEAGAKDRRQGLWKGCFVAPSEFRRGRKDGALLGDSCRTDKDREIRAVLFPEQPVMPSGCNIKGKFAVRARVTGNRGVYHLQGCRSYPGLTEPDRWFCSEEDAQAAGFRKAYNCGAKGK
- a CDS encoding HAD family hydrolase — its product is MNAIYFDLDGTLTDPKPGITRSIQYALARLDRAVPAEDELTWCIGPPLHASLKKLLGADDLADRALSLYRERFADIGIFENHVYPGIEDTLSALARSGRRLFVATSKANIYAERIIDHFKLRVYFERVFGAELDGTRSDKTDLLGHALQSMRIDPSQAMMIGDRSYDMVGARNNGMTAVGVLYGYGSEAELRDAGAHHVCATPRGLLNHTG